From a single Bacillus pseudomycoides DSM 12442 genomic region:
- a CDS encoding ABC transporter ATP-binding protein yields the protein MNVLEIKNLTKKFGDFIAVDNMSLAIKEGEIFGFLGSNGAGKSTTINMIAGLLRSNEGEISILGKNTKKHNRFAKMNIGIVPQDIAIYEELTTYENVKFFAGLYGLRGAELKARVEEALQFVGLSDKHKSYPKNFSGGMKRRLNIACAIAHHPKLIIMDEPTVGIDPQSRNYILQSVRKLNEMGSTIIYTSHYMEEVEEICTKIAIVDHGKVIAEGTKEQLKAIITDTKDIWIEVKSVENLEVAKLKEINGVKAVQIEENVIKVHSDAGLNNLNKIIQHFINHDIEIRSLEEQAPNLETVFLTLTGRNLRDK from the coding sequence ATGAACGTATTAGAAATAAAAAATTTAACAAAAAAATTTGGTGATTTCATCGCAGTAGATAATATGTCTTTAGCTATTAAAGAAGGAGAGATATTTGGATTTCTAGGATCAAACGGTGCTGGTAAAAGTACAACAATTAATATGATTGCTGGATTGTTAAGAAGTAATGAAGGTGAGATTAGCATACTAGGAAAAAATACAAAGAAACATAATCGTTTTGCGAAAATGAACATTGGAATTGTACCGCAAGATATAGCAATTTATGAGGAGTTAACCACCTATGAAAATGTGAAATTCTTTGCGGGTTTGTATGGATTACGAGGTGCAGAATTAAAAGCGAGAGTAGAAGAAGCATTGCAGTTTGTAGGACTAAGTGATAAACATAAAAGTTATCCAAAGAACTTTTCGGGTGGGATGAAACGAAGACTTAACATTGCTTGTGCCATTGCGCATCATCCGAAGTTAATTATTATGGATGAGCCGACCGTTGGAATTGATCCGCAATCAAGAAACTACATTCTTCAGTCTGTACGAAAATTAAATGAGATGGGGAGCACAATTATTTATACAAGTCACTATATGGAAGAAGTAGAAGAAATTTGTACAAAAATTGCAATTGTAGATCACGGTAAAGTAATTGCAGAAGGTACGAAAGAACAATTAAAAGCGATTATTACAGATACAAAGGATATTTGGATTGAAGTGAAGTCAGTCGAAAATCTAGAAGTAGCTAAATTAAAAGAGATTAATGGCGTCAAAGCTGTTCAAATCGAAGAGAACGTGATTAAAGTGCATTCTGATGCAGGGTTGAATAATTTAAACAAAATTATTCAACATTTTATTAATCATGATATTGAGATCCGTTCGTTAGAAGAACAAGCGCCTAACTTAGAAACAGTATTCCTTACACTGACAGGCAGAAATTTACGAGATAAATAA
- a CDS encoding ABC transporter permease: MNIFNIAIMHIKRDFRDIRTLVFMLAFPIVLMLVLGTALTNAFNGEGQSIKDIQVLYKDEASSTFSQSFEAFAKETSKSGIHFKKASNEIDGKEEVKQNKYAGYLEMNKDGVKLYESDRNSVEGSIIEGMLTTFVDKYNVAVEVAKVDLSKVSTVISNGNHDDYIKETSLQAAKKPSSMDYYAIVMTTMIALYAAMGASYLIRGERLRKTGDRLIAAPVSKAEIFIGKIFGSLVANTLCLLLVVFFSKFVYKANWGDHLGVIFLILLTEVLLAISFGLGIGYITKTGEASKAIIMVVVQLASIFGGAYFVVEENVVTNLSPLTWANTAIMKIVYANDIGAALPVIFLNLGISALFLLLAIIALRRREGL, translated from the coding sequence TTGAACATCTTCAATATTGCGATTATGCACATCAAAAGAGACTTTCGGGATATTAGAACATTAGTTTTTATGTTGGCATTCCCAATTGTGCTTATGCTTGTATTAGGAACAGCTTTAACGAATGCATTTAATGGGGAAGGCCAGTCTATTAAAGATATACAAGTATTATATAAAGATGAAGCAAGTAGTACGTTCTCTCAATCATTTGAAGCATTTGCGAAAGAAACAAGTAAATCGGGAATTCACTTTAAAAAAGCCTCAAATGAAATAGATGGCAAAGAAGAAGTGAAACAAAATAAATATGCCGGATATTTAGAAATGAATAAAGACGGTGTGAAATTATATGAGAGTGATCGAAATAGTGTTGAAGGAAGTATCATTGAAGGGATGCTTACGACATTTGTTGATAAGTACAATGTAGCAGTAGAAGTTGCGAAAGTGGATCTTAGTAAGGTTAGCACAGTTATCTCAAATGGAAATCATGATGATTATATAAAAGAAACATCTTTACAAGCTGCTAAAAAACCAAGTTCTATGGATTACTATGCAATTGTAATGACGACAATGATTGCTTTATATGCAGCGATGGGAGCAAGTTATTTAATTCGTGGAGAGCGACTTAGAAAAACGGGTGATCGCTTAATTGCGGCACCTGTTAGTAAAGCAGAAATTTTTATAGGAAAAATATTTGGTAGTCTTGTAGCAAATACGCTTTGTCTACTTCTCGTCGTTTTCTTTAGTAAATTTGTCTATAAGGCGAATTGGGGTGACCATCTTGGAGTAATCTTTCTTATTTTATTAACGGAAGTCTTGCTTGCAATTAGCTTTGGATTAGGAATTGGATATATTACAAAAACAGGAGAAGCATCTAAAGCGATTATTATGGTTGTTGTGCAATTAGCTTCTATTTTTGGAGGAGCATATTTCGTAGTTGAAGAAAATGTAGTTACGAATTTATCACCATTAACATGGGCGAATACAGCGATTATGAAAATTGTTTATGCAAATGACATAGGAGCTGCATTACCCGTTATCTTTTTAAATCTTGGTATTTCAGCACTCTTTTTATTGCTTGCGATTATCGCATTACGCAGACGGGAGGGGTTATAG